From Pirellulales bacterium:
TCCGGTCCGACGGCGTGCAGCCAGCGAAATACTTCATCGAACATGTCGGCGGCAAATGTCTGCGCCGCGAAGCCGATTACTTTGGGCCGATCGTAAACCCGCAGGTGAAACCGCGTGACGACGCCGAAAAAGCCCGGCCCTGCCCCGCGGGCGGCCCAATAGAGGTCGGCGTTTTCGTCGGCACTTGCTCGCACGACCTCACCATCGGCTGTCACCACGTCGATGGCTTCGACGCTCATGCAGGCGGGCCCGAGCACGCGGCTGTGCCAGCCGTAGCCCCCTTGCAGCAAGTAACCGCCGACGGCCACGCCGCGGCAATGACCGGCCGGAAAGAAGAGCTTTTGCTTGGCCAATTGTGCTGCCAACTCGTGGCCGGCGCGCCCCGGCCCGACGGTCGCACGCTTGGCGGCTTTATCGATGCGCACTTCGTCCAACCGCGAGACATCGAGCAGCAACCCGCCATCGCGGACATGATTGCCCGACCAGCTGTGCCCGCCCGAGCGAACGCCGATGCGCAGGTTCTCGCGTCGGGCCATACGCACGGCGGCCAGAACGTCGCCGGTATCGTTGGCCTGCACGATGATGTCGGGATAGCGCGGTGGCAGGCGCTTGTTCCACATCGTTGCGGCCCGCGCCGTTTCGTAACCGGCTTCGCCTCGCCGAAAGGTTTGCCCAAGAGTTCGTTGACCACGCTGCATCGACACGCTTCCCCCAGAGAGTGCGTTTTGGTGTACTAGGGTACCCCGGAGTTTTGCTGGTGACTATCCATCGCGTTCCTGACGAAGTGAGCCGATCGATGCCAACGCCGACGATTCGCACATCCAGAGAGGGCCCCACGATCACACTCGTGGGCGATGTATACCGATTTCTAGCGACGGGCAAGGAGACGAGTGGCCGCTACGCGACGTTCGAGGCGATCGTGCCGCCCGGAGGTGGGCCGCCGCCCCACACGCACTCGCGCGAAGACGAATCGTTCTACATTCTGGAAGGGGAAATGACCTTCTACG
This genomic window contains:
- a CDS encoding FAD-binding oxidoreductase gives rise to the protein MQRGQRTLGQTFRRGEAGYETARAATMWNKRLPPRYPDIIVQANDTGDVLAAVRMARRENLRIGVRSGGHSWSGNHVRDGGLLLDVSRLDEVRIDKAAKRATVGPGRAGHELAAQLAKQKLFFPAGHCRGVAVGGYLLQGGYGWHSRVLGPACMSVEAIDVVTADGEVVRASADENADLYWAARGAGPGFFGVVTRFHLRVYDRPKVIGFAAQTFAADMFDEVFRWLHAVGPEVPGGIELQALMSRHTLGVRGAGMIVIAPVFADSYAQAWEWLRFMNRSPLRSKAKFALPFVPSGLKPLYYSVMRHYPENYRYAVDNMWTGAKIDDLLPGLRRIAETLPPAPSHMLWMNWAPPADRPDMAYSMEDNTYIALYSVWQHAQDDAQFDRWPVERMREMEHWASGCQLADENLGQRPARFASDANLARLDRVRSVYDPQARFHSWMGRP